A genomic window from Salvia splendens isolate huo1 chromosome 11, SspV2, whole genome shotgun sequence includes:
- the LOC121754076 gene encoding uncharacterized protein LOC121754076, producing the protein MFEGVKIHPKAAESMKGDDDDELEMLLGKISPATEPFNLHSDAHRHQHQSSNHVDRGCGNGFRYGHASRVVHKRNSHGCGYDDGVELFERTYARESSSPVSGFPVKPTDGSSSSLFRGGARSLYGTGSHLEELKAFWPDENKLFGDFDLSRNFSKMYVTDEEEFPNGVQSCEAAPNGGVLMNFESYEAFDDHRKGFLGRRGFSFSSARGHSRIQGENGSAFLEMQRDSRSGDLWHSPGRFDGMFSPSGFGGNVFGDGSYPQGFVVPGVSSGLKRSSVGDTFRCASRNGMNLVDGRDAFYSPNVVQLTHILPRCGEENVLQYQPSVPNGRTKVPPHVRVPQVGIDTFSSEDCLIIQGEGVNYGMDRGHKHLRGNNPRGLHHQKNAAEKTEERLLLNGCLGVTAVRDGYHSPRMVCPPSVPSKCSSLAEAQGFIHDIAKDHHGCRILQRIFEHGTSQDVQIIFNEIIDHVVELMVNPFGNYLMQKLLEVCNEEQTTHILLRLTEEQGELVRISLNTHGTRVVQKLIETLKTRQQVSLVISALEPGFLALIKDLNGNHVVQRCLQCFTKEDSKFIFVGAAKYCLDIAMHQHGCCVLQRCITHSTGEFRENLVAEISANGLLLAQDAFGNYVVQFILELKIPSATSKLTRQFEGNYVHLSRQKFSSHVIEKCLVVCNDETRSKIIHELLSAPYFEQLIQDPHANYVVQTALRVTEGSVHSSLLNAIESYKMVSRNSPYSKRIFSHKVLKR; encoded by the exons ATGTTTGAGGGAGTGAAGATTCATCCCAAGGCTGCGGAGAGCATGAAGggagacgatgatgatgagCTGGAAATGTTACTCGGTAAGATCTCTCCTGCAACAGAACCCTTTAATCTCCATTCCGATGCACATCGCCATCAGCATCAGAGTAGTAATCATGTCGATCGCGGCTGTGGTAATGGATTTCGTTATGGTCATGCATCACGTGTGGTTCACAAAAGGAATAGCCATGGCTGTGGCTATGACGACGGTGTAGAGCTCTTTGAGCGCACCTATGCGCGTGAGTCTTCTTCCCCTGTTAGTGGATTTCCTGTGAAACCTACCGATGGTTCTTCATCGAGTCTGTTCCGTGGCGGCGCGCGGTCATTGTATGGGACTGGATCGCATTTGGAAGAACTGAAAGCCTTTTGGCCGGATGAGAACAAATTGTTCGGTGATTTTGATTTGTCGAGAAATTTTAGTAAAATGTACGTTACTGATGAGGAGGAGTTCCCTAACGGTGTCCAATCTTGTGAGGCAGCTCCGAATGGAGGGGTTCTGATGAATTTTGAGAGTTACGAGGCGTTTGATGATCATAGGAAGGGGTTTTTGGGGCGCAGGGGGTTTAGCTTCTCCAGTGCCAGAGGGCATTCCAGGATTCAGGGGGAGAACGGTTCTGCATTTTTGGAAATGCAGCGTGATTCGAGGAGTGGTGATCTGTGGCATTCACCTGGTCGGTTTGATGGAATGTTTTCCCCGTCAGGTTTTGGAGGTAATGTGTTTGGAGATGGCAGTTACCCTCAGGGGTTTGTGGTACCGGGTGTGTCCTCGGGTTTAAAGAGGTCTTCAGTTGGTGACACTTTTCGTTGTGCTTCACGAAATGGGATGAATCTGGTTGACGGAAGGGATGCTTTTTATTCACCTAATGTGGTTCAGTTGACGCACATTCTGCCACGTTGTGGTGAAGAAAATGTACTACAGTACCAGCCATCAGTGCCTAATGGACGAACCAAAGTGCCTCCCCACGTTAGAGTGCCTCAAGTGGGTATTGATACCTTTTCCAGTGAGGATTGTTTGATCATTCAGGGGGAGGGTGTAAATTATGGGATGGATAGAGGACACAAGCATTTAAGGGGAAACAATCCGAGGGGCCTTCATCATCAGAAGAATGCTGCTGAGAAGACTGAAGAGAGGTTGCTGCTAAATGGCTGTCTTGGTGTTACTGCAGTTCGTGATGGTTACCACAGTCCAAGGATGGTCTGTCCTCCCTCCGTACCTTCAAAGTGTAGCTCCCTTGCAGAGGCTCAGGGATTCATACATGACATTGCAAAGGACCATCATGGTTGTCGGATTTTGCAAAGGATATTTGAACATGGAACTTCTCAAGATGTGCAGATAATATTCAATGAGATAATTGACCATGTTGTTGAGCTTATGGTTAATCCATTTGGAAACTATCTTATGCAAAAATTGTTGGAAGTATGCAATGAAGAGCAGACAACACACATATTGCTAAGGTTGACTGAGGAGCAGGGGGAACTTGTTAGGATCTCTCTGAACACGCATGG CACTCGGGTGGTTCAGAAATTAATCGAGACACTTAAAACAAGACAACAAGTATCACTTGTTATCTCAGCTCTTGAGCCTGGTTTCCTTGCACTTATCAAGGACTTAAATGGTAATCATGTTGTTCAGCGGTGCTTGCAATGCTTCACTAAAGAAGATAGTAAG TTCATTTTTGTTGGTGCTGCAAAGTACTGTCTGGATATTGCAATGCACCAGCATGGGTGCTGCGTTCTGCAGCGATGCATCACACATTCCACGGGAGAATTTCGAGAAAATTTGGTTGCTGAGATTTCAGCAAATGGACTCCTACTTGCTCAAGATGCATTCGG AAATTATGTCGTTCAGTTCATTTTGGAACTCAAGATCCCATCCGCCACATCCAAGCTGACACGCCAGTTTGAGGGTAACTATGTGCACCTATCAAGACAAAAGTTTAGCAGCCATGTAATTGAAAAGTGCCTTGTGGTATGTAATGATGAAACACGGTCAAAGATCATCCATGAATTGCTCTCTGCCCCTTACTTTGAGCAGTTGATTCAGGATcctcatgcaaattatgttgtCCAAACAGCTCTTCGAGTTACTGAG GGATCTGTACACAGTTCTTTACTGAATGCAATCGAATCATACAAGATGGTCTCAAGGAATAGTCCATATTCCAAGAGGATCTTCTCTCATAAGGTTTTGAAGAGGTGA